One region of Clavibacter michiganensis subsp. tessellarius genomic DNA includes:
- a CDS encoding LysR substrate-binding domain-containing protein — MASFDLVTLDLLLDVVDTGTLTGGAARSRMTTSAASQRIAKLEQLIGQPVLDRLPRGMRLTEAGQVLAAKARAVRRELRAAEGELEAIRGLEHGTVRLGSFPTVSASLLADALKDAHAAWPGIEIRVQSALRPELIDKLSSGEVELALLWSYAWTEEAEKHLALRKLVEDETMLLVAADSPIRDGVSLKSLRRESWITRNGGHPAADVLYRSCAAAGIRPDVAYEAYDYQEVQAMVAAGVGIAMAPRLALASHREDVRAVSFRPADRIPARTIYLASLARRVETPAMRALSEAVTRAARSFAASGAADPR, encoded by the coding sequence ATGGCCTCCTTCGACCTCGTCACGCTCGACCTGCTGCTCGACGTGGTCGACACCGGCACGCTGACGGGCGGCGCGGCCCGGTCGCGGATGACGACCTCGGCGGCGTCGCAGCGCATCGCGAAGCTCGAGCAGCTCATCGGCCAGCCCGTGCTCGACCGCCTCCCGCGCGGCATGCGGCTGACCGAGGCCGGGCAGGTCCTCGCGGCGAAGGCGCGCGCGGTGCGTCGCGAGCTGCGGGCCGCCGAGGGGGAGCTCGAGGCGATCCGCGGGCTCGAGCACGGCACCGTGCGGCTCGGGTCCTTCCCCACCGTGAGCGCGTCGCTGCTGGCGGATGCGCTCAAGGACGCGCACGCGGCGTGGCCGGGCATCGAGATCCGCGTGCAGTCGGCGCTGCGGCCGGAGCTCATCGACAAGCTCAGCTCCGGCGAGGTCGAGCTCGCGCTGCTGTGGAGCTACGCGTGGACCGAGGAGGCCGAGAAGCACCTCGCGCTGCGGAAGCTGGTGGAGGACGAGACGATGCTGCTCGTCGCGGCGGACAGCCCCATCCGCGACGGGGTGTCGCTCAAGTCGCTGCGGCGGGAGTCGTGGATCACGCGCAACGGCGGGCACCCGGCGGCCGACGTGCTCTACCGCAGCTGCGCGGCCGCGGGCATCCGGCCGGACGTCGCGTACGAGGCGTACGACTACCAGGAGGTGCAGGCGATGGTGGCGGCCGGCGTCGGCATCGCGATGGCGCCCAGGCTCGCGCTCGCGTCGCACCGCGAGGACGTGCGGGCGGTGTCGTTCCGCCCGGCCGACCGGATCCCCGCGCGCACCATCTACCTCGCGTCGCTCGCCCGCCGCGTGGAGACGCCGGCGATGCGCGCCCTGTCGGAGGCGGTCACGCGCGCGGCGCGGTCGTTCGCGGCGAGCGGGGCGGCGGATCCGCGGTAG
- a CDS encoding phosphatase PAP2 family protein, giving the protein MSETPRRRPLDPLDPADQGVAGELRRDRYLGARDLTRWATPVGRALVRLVQRIVRALGPYAALVITLLVGLVLAFGLAAIAAQVYDNVTDADGVAGLDRPLLAFMIGIRTPWLNDVATAYTDVAGVVVMPIIAVVTMLFLAVRRRSWTPIILVLAAGGGSLLLTIAGKDIIDRARPDLADAVPPYETSPSFPSGHTLNAVAIAGILAYLLLLRQHRRATRVLSIAVAVVFAVTIGATRVYLGHHWFTDVLAAFFLGGAWLALVITAHRLYLTARRPEVGEAADG; this is encoded by the coding sequence ATGAGCGAGACCCCGAGGCGCAGGCCCCTCGATCCCCTCGACCCCGCCGACCAGGGCGTCGCCGGCGAGCTCCGCCGCGACCGCTACCTCGGCGCCCGCGACCTGACCCGCTGGGCGACCCCGGTCGGCCGCGCCCTGGTGCGGCTCGTGCAGCGGATCGTGCGGGCGCTCGGCCCGTACGCCGCCCTCGTGATCACGCTGCTGGTGGGCCTCGTGCTCGCGTTCGGCCTCGCCGCGATCGCCGCGCAGGTCTACGACAACGTGACCGACGCCGACGGGGTCGCCGGCCTCGACCGGCCGCTCCTGGCCTTCATGATCGGCATCCGGACGCCTTGGCTGAACGACGTGGCGACTGCGTACACGGACGTCGCGGGCGTCGTGGTCATGCCGATCATCGCGGTGGTGACGATGCTGTTCCTCGCGGTGCGGCGCCGCTCGTGGACCCCGATCATCCTCGTGCTCGCGGCCGGCGGCGGATCCCTGCTGCTCACCATCGCGGGCAAGGACATCATCGACCGCGCCCGCCCCGACCTCGCCGACGCGGTGCCGCCGTACGAGACGTCGCCGTCGTTCCCGAGCGGCCACACGCTGAACGCGGTCGCGATCGCCGGGATCCTCGCCTACCTGCTGCTCCTCCGCCAGCACCGCCGCGCCACCCGCGTGCTCTCGATCGCCGTGGCCGTGGTCTTCGCCGTGACGATCGGCGCCACCCGCGTGTACCTCGGCCACCACTGGTTCACGGACGTGCTCGCGGCCTTCTTCCTCGGCGGCGCCTGGCTGGCGCTGGTGATCACGGCGCATCGGTTGTATCTGACGGCGCGGCGGCCCGAAGTGGGGGAGGCGGCGGACGGCTGA
- a CDS encoding 3-hydroxyacyl-CoA dehydrogenase yields the protein MPDITKVTVLGAGVLGAQIAFQAANHGKTVTSYDVDGAALEAARGRLDAIVAQFVSESGEETRESAAAAAAGITLTSDLAASVADADLVIEAVPERLDLKQDVYRRIAEAAPERTVFATNSSTLLPSAIADSTGRPDRFLALHFANHVWRQNTAEVMGTERTSPEVFDRVVAFAEEIGMVPIPLKKEQPGYVLNSLLVPLLDAAAGLLLKGVADPQTIDTTWRIATGAPLGPFQIFDLIGLRTAYAVSAASDDPGAQAWAAHLQSEYLDQGKLGVESGEGFYAYG from the coding sequence ATGCCCGACATCACGAAGGTCACCGTCCTCGGAGCGGGGGTGCTCGGCGCCCAGATCGCGTTCCAGGCCGCGAACCACGGCAAGACCGTGACGAGCTACGACGTCGACGGTGCCGCGCTCGAGGCCGCGCGCGGGCGGCTCGACGCGATCGTCGCGCAGTTCGTGTCCGAGTCCGGCGAGGAGACCCGGGAGTCCGCGGCCGCGGCCGCCGCGGGGATCACGCTGACGAGCGACCTCGCCGCCTCCGTCGCCGACGCAGACCTCGTGATCGAGGCGGTCCCCGAGCGCCTCGACCTCAAGCAGGACGTCTACCGCCGCATCGCCGAGGCCGCGCCCGAGCGCACGGTCTTCGCCACCAACTCGTCGACGCTGCTGCCGAGCGCGATCGCCGACTCCACCGGCCGCCCTGACCGCTTCCTCGCCCTGCACTTCGCGAACCACGTGTGGCGGCAGAACACGGCCGAGGTCATGGGCACCGAGCGCACGTCGCCCGAGGTGTTCGACCGGGTGGTCGCGTTCGCGGAGGAGATCGGCATGGTCCCGATCCCGCTGAAGAAGGAGCAGCCCGGCTACGTGCTCAACTCGCTGCTCGTGCCGCTGCTCGACGCGGCCGCGGGCCTCCTGCTGAAGGGCGTCGCGGATCCGCAGACCATCGACACCACCTGGCGCATCGCGACCGGCGCGCCGCTCGGCCCGTTCCAGATCTTCGACCTCATCGGCCTCCGCACCGCCTACGCGGTCTCCGCCGCGAGCGACGACCCGGGCGCGCAGGCGTGGGCGGCGCACCTCCAGAGCGAGTACCTCGACCAGGGCAAGCTCGGCGTGGAGTCGGGCGAGGGGTTCTACGCGTACGGATGA
- the arfB gene encoding alternative ribosome rescue aminoacyl-tRNA hydrolase ArfB — protein sequence MDLEVGPALTIPAAELQWRFSRSSGPGGQHVNTSDSRVQLTWSPVESLVLTDQQRARILERLGRRLVGGAITVTVSEQRSQLRNRVAAIDALREIVADALAPDAAPRRPTRPTRGSQKRRLAAKTQRSATKQQRKRPTGD from the coding sequence ATGGATCTCGAGGTCGGCCCCGCGCTGACCATCCCCGCCGCCGAGCTGCAGTGGCGGTTCTCGCGGTCGTCCGGGCCCGGCGGACAGCACGTCAACACGTCGGACAGTCGGGTGCAGCTCACGTGGAGCCCGGTCGAGTCACTGGTGCTGACCGATCAGCAGCGGGCGCGGATCCTCGAGCGGCTCGGTCGGCGCCTGGTCGGCGGCGCGATCACGGTGACGGTCTCCGAGCAGCGGTCGCAGCTGCGGAACCGGGTCGCCGCGATCGACGCGCTGCGCGAGATCGTGGCGGATGCGCTCGCGCCTGACGCCGCACCGCGACGGCCGACGCGTCCCACGAGGGGCTCCCAGAAGAGACGCCTCGCGGCCAAGACGCAGCGATCCGCGACGAAGCAGCAGCGCAAGCGGCCGACCGGCGACTGA